In a single window of the Streptomyces sp. CGMCC 4.7035 genome:
- a CDS encoding DinB family protein has protein sequence MTTQHTRPAQMAGERAMLEGWLDHYRRTLARKCQGLTEAQLRTASVEPSALSLMGLVRHMAEVERCWFRKVLVGDDPGPLYSGDKDRDGEFRLTEADTWDEAYATWQAEIEIARRYAAGFGLDDLSRGPSKFTDEPFSLRWIYSHMIGEYARHNGHADLIRERIDGVTGD, from the coding sequence ATGACGACGCAGCACACCAGGCCCGCCCAGATGGCCGGCGAACGCGCCATGCTCGAAGGCTGGCTCGACCACTACCGCCGGACCCTCGCGCGGAAGTGCCAAGGCCTCACCGAGGCCCAGCTCAGGACCGCCTCGGTGGAGCCGTCTGCGCTCTCCCTGATGGGGCTCGTGCGGCACATGGCGGAGGTGGAACGGTGCTGGTTCCGCAAGGTCCTCGTGGGTGACGACCCGGGGCCGCTCTACTCCGGCGACAAGGACCGGGACGGCGAGTTCCGCCTCACCGAGGCCGATACATGGGACGAGGCGTACGCCACCTGGCAGGCCGAGATCGAGATCGCCCGGCGGTACGCGGCCGGCTTCGGCCTGGACGACCTCTCCAGGGGCCCGAGCAAATTCACCGACGAGCCCTTCAGCCTGCGCTGGATCTACAGCCACATGATCGGGGAATACGCCCGGCACAACGGCCATGCCGACCTGATCCGGGAGCGGATCGACGGGGTCACCGGAGATTGA
- a CDS encoding Gfo/Idh/MocA family protein — protein sequence MKVGCIGLGDIAQKAYLPVLGLQPGIELHLQTRTPTTLHRVADSLHLPRQQRHADLDALVAQDLDAAFVHASTTAHPEIVTRLLEAGVPTYVDKPLAYELAASERLVRLAEERNVSLAVGFNRRYAPGYVQCADHPRELILMQKNRAGLPEEPRTMILDDFIHVVDTLRFLVPGPVDDVTVRARVEGGLLHHVVLQLAGDGFTALGVMNRLSGSAEEILEVSGQDTKRQVLNLAEIIDHKGQPTVRRRGDWVPVARQRGIEQATLAFLDAVRAGKVLSARDALATHELCERVVAAVQERPVAL from the coding sequence GTGAAGGTCGGCTGCATCGGACTCGGCGACATCGCGCAGAAGGCCTATCTGCCGGTGCTCGGGCTGCAGCCGGGGATCGAACTGCACCTCCAGACGCGGACCCCCACGACGCTCCACCGGGTCGCCGACAGCCTGCACCTTCCGCGGCAACAGCGGCACGCCGACCTCGACGCGCTCGTCGCCCAGGACCTCGACGCGGCGTTCGTGCACGCGTCCACCACCGCCCACCCCGAGATCGTCACCCGGCTCCTGGAGGCGGGCGTACCGACGTACGTCGACAAGCCCCTCGCCTACGAACTCGCCGCCTCCGAACGCCTGGTACGGCTCGCGGAGGAGCGGAACGTCAGCCTGGCGGTGGGCTTCAACCGGCGATACGCCCCCGGATACGTCCAGTGCGCCGACCATCCGCGCGAGCTGATCCTGATGCAGAAGAACCGCGCCGGACTGCCCGAGGAACCGCGCACGATGATCCTCGACGACTTCATCCACGTCGTCGACACTCTGCGGTTCCTGGTGCCGGGGCCGGTCGACGACGTGACCGTACGAGCCCGGGTCGAGGGCGGGCTGCTGCACCACGTGGTGCTCCAGCTGGCCGGCGACGGCTTCACGGCGCTCGGTGTGATGAACCGGCTGAGCGGCTCCGCCGAGGAGATCCTGGAGGTCTCCGGGCAGGACACCAAGCGGCAGGTGCTCAACCTCGCCGAGATCATCGACCACAAGGGCCAGCCGACCGTGCGACGGCGCGGCGACTGGGTGCCGGTGGCCCGGCAGCGCGGCATCGAGCAGGCCACGCTGGCCTTCCTGGACGCCGTCCGCGCGGGCAAGGTGCTCAGCGCCCGTGACGCACTGGCGACCCATGAACTGTGCGAGCGGGTGGTGGCTGCGGTGCAGGAGCGCCCCGTCGCACTCTGA
- a CDS encoding FAD-dependent monooxygenase, which translates to MAQSSRAVVVGGGIGGLAAAVALHRRGWRITVLERARSLEPVGAGISLAPNSLRALDVIGLGDEIRDLAVRQAEGGLRTPGGRWLARTSTAAAVERFGGPLVLLPRATLIDRLAARLPAGSVRTGADTRLTDPGDADHPARVTSPDGELEADLVVAADGIHSAVRRSLFPDHPGPVYSGFTAWRVLLPVPGVNFASHETWGRGRIWGTHPLKDGRVYAYAAAVAPAGERAPDDEKAELVRRYGDWHDPIPAVLAAARPEDVLRHDVHHIAEPLPAFHSGRVALLGDAAHAMPPSLGQGGNQAIEDAIVLAHHGDDLAAYTAARLPRTTAIARQAVRTARLTMMTNRVGMLVRDATIAGLSLAGPALFLRSFDGIADWRPPRQPYASDEAPVGNP; encoded by the coding sequence ATGGCACAGTCGTCGCGCGCGGTCGTCGTAGGGGGCGGGATCGGGGGCCTGGCCGCTGCCGTGGCCCTGCACCGGCGCGGTTGGCGGATCACCGTGCTGGAGCGCGCTCGCTCCCTGGAGCCGGTCGGCGCGGGCATCTCGCTGGCCCCCAACTCCCTGCGCGCCCTGGACGTCATCGGGCTCGGCGACGAGATCCGCGACCTGGCCGTCCGGCAGGCCGAAGGCGGACTGCGCACGCCGGGCGGCCGCTGGCTGGCTCGGACCAGTACCGCCGCCGCCGTCGAGCGCTTCGGCGGCCCGCTCGTCCTGCTGCCCAGGGCCACGCTCATCGACCGGCTGGCCGCTCGGCTTCCGGCCGGAAGCGTGCGCACAGGCGCCGACACGCGCCTCACCGACCCCGGAGACGCCGATCATCCGGCTCGCGTGACCAGCCCGGACGGTGAGCTGGAGGCCGACCTGGTGGTCGCGGCGGACGGCATCCACTCCGCCGTACGGCGGTCGCTGTTCCCGGACCATCCCGGACCCGTCTACTCCGGATTCACCGCCTGGCGGGTCCTGCTCCCGGTGCCCGGCGTGAACTTCGCCTCGCACGAGACGTGGGGCCGGGGCCGCATCTGGGGCACGCACCCGCTCAAGGACGGCAGGGTCTACGCGTACGCCGCCGCCGTCGCGCCCGCGGGGGAGCGCGCACCCGATGACGAGAAGGCCGAACTCGTCCGCCGGTACGGCGACTGGCACGACCCGATCCCCGCCGTCCTGGCCGCCGCCCGCCCCGAGGACGTCCTGCGACACGACGTCCACCACATCGCCGAGCCGCTGCCCGCGTTCCACTCGGGCCGGGTCGCCCTGCTCGGCGACGCAGCGCACGCCATGCCGCCGAGCCTCGGCCAGGGCGGCAACCAGGCCATCGAGGACGCGATCGTGCTCGCCCACCACGGCGACGACCTCGCCGCGTACACGGCGGCCCGGCTGCCCCGTACGACCGCCATCGCCCGACAGGCCGTCAGGACCGCGCGGCTGACCATGATGACCAACCGCGTCGGCATGCTCGTACGCGATGCCACGATCGCCGGACTGTCCCTGGCCGGGCCCGCGCTGTTCCTGCGCAGCTTCGACGGAATCGCCGACTGGCGGCCCCCGCGGCAGCCGTATGCTTCCGACGAGGCACCCGTCGGCAACCCCTAG
- the lnt gene encoding apolipoprotein N-acyltransferase, giving the protein MRMSSDWLTSRWRRGAAVTLAGALPMLAFPAPSWWWFAYIALVPWILLARSAPTGRRAAYDGWLGGFGFMVAVHHWLLPSLNVFTFVIAALLGALWAPWGWLVRRFLAGVPSPGRLGAALVVLPSGWLMVELVRSWQGLGGPWGLLGSSQWQVEPALRLASIGGVWLLSFLVVSVNVALALLVSVRQARVPAVAGLVATAAATSAAWVWSPRPDVDGRVRIAVVQPGVVDGMDSGGKRFDREEQLTRELAGQDVDLVVWGESSVGYDLARRPDLADRVAALSRLVKADILVNVDARRSDRPGIYKSSVLIGPKGPTGERYDKMRLVPFGEYIPARSVLGWATSVGKAAGEDRRRGSEQVVMKVGHGLRVGPMVCFESAFPDMSRHLAQDGAEVLLAQSSTSTFQDSWAPEQHASLAALRAAETGRPMVHATLTGVSAVYGPSGERVGSWLGTDRSTSAVYDVPLAHGVTPYVRFGDWPLHAALLVLAGLCATEGVRAFRVRRGAPAPQPPPARTVHGSPVRHGR; this is encoded by the coding sequence ATGAGGATGTCCAGCGACTGGCTCACCTCCCGGTGGCGGCGCGGTGCCGCCGTCACGCTCGCGGGTGCGCTGCCGATGTTGGCCTTCCCGGCGCCCTCCTGGTGGTGGTTCGCGTACATCGCTCTGGTCCCGTGGATTCTGCTCGCCCGGTCGGCGCCGACCGGGAGGCGGGCCGCGTACGACGGCTGGCTCGGTGGCTTCGGCTTCATGGTGGCCGTGCACCACTGGCTGCTGCCGAGTCTGAACGTGTTCACGTTCGTCATCGCGGCGCTGCTCGGCGCGTTGTGGGCGCCCTGGGGCTGGCTGGTGCGGCGCTTCCTGGCCGGTGTGCCCTCGCCGGGGCGGCTCGGCGCGGCTCTCGTCGTGCTGCCCTCCGGCTGGCTGATGGTCGAGCTCGTGCGTTCCTGGCAGGGGCTCGGAGGTCCCTGGGGGCTGCTCGGGTCGAGTCAGTGGCAGGTGGAGCCCGCGTTGCGGCTCGCCTCGATCGGCGGGGTGTGGCTGCTGAGTTTCCTGGTCGTGAGCGTCAACGTGGCCCTCGCCCTGTTGGTGTCGGTGCGCCAGGCGCGTGTACCGGCTGTGGCCGGGCTCGTCGCGACGGCCGCCGCGACCTCGGCGGCCTGGGTCTGGTCGCCGCGTCCCGACGTCGACGGGCGGGTGCGGATCGCGGTCGTCCAGCCGGGAGTCGTCGACGGCATGGACAGCGGGGGCAAACGGTTCGACCGCGAGGAGCAGTTGACCCGGGAACTCGCGGGGCAGGACGTGGACCTGGTGGTCTGGGGCGAGAGCAGCGTCGGCTACGACCTCGCGAGACGGCCCGATCTGGCGGACCGGGTAGCGGCGCTCTCCCGGCTGGTGAAGGCCGACATCCTCGTCAACGTCGACGCCCGCCGCTCCGACCGCCCCGGCATCTACAAGAGTTCCGTGCTCATCGGTCCGAAGGGCCCGACCGGTGAACGCTACGACAAGATGCGGCTCGTCCCGTTCGGTGAGTACATACCGGCGCGGTCCGTGCTCGGCTGGGCCACCTCGGTCGGCAAGGCGGCCGGCGAGGACCGCAGGCGCGGCAGCGAGCAGGTGGTCATGAAGGTCGGACACGGCTTGCGCGTGGGCCCGATGGTCTGCTTCGAGTCCGCGTTTCCGGACATGAGCCGGCATCTCGCGCAGGACGGCGCCGAGGTGCTGCTCGCCCAGTCCTCGACGTCGACGTTCCAGGACAGCTGGGCGCCGGAGCAGCACGCCTCGCTGGCAGCGCTGCGCGCCGCGGAGACCGGCCGCCCGATGGTGCACGCCACACTGACCGGCGTCTCCGCCGTCTACGGACCGAGCGGCGAGCGCGTCGGCTCGTGGCTGGGGACCGACCGGAGCACATCAGCGGTGTACGACGTCCCGCTCGCCCACGGCGTCACCCCGTACGTCCGCTTCGGCGACTGGCCGCTGCACGCGGCCCTGCTGGTGCTCGCCGGACTGTGCGCGACGGAGGGCGTCCGGGCGTTCAGAGTGCGACGGGGCGCTCCTGCACCGCAGCCACCACCCGCTCGCACAGTTCATGGGTCGCCAGTGCGTCACGGGCGCTGA
- a CDS encoding TetR/AcrR family transcriptional regulator → MSVRTTGASRADLVADTALALLAERGMRGLTHRAVDEAAGLPQGSTSNLARTRQALLELAVRRHAEREARLLALHEMPDPRGGLDSLVGGLALAVHRSLTRNPELLVARYELALEATRRPELRAYYDATGARFRDLLTALVTALGSTDPARHVLSLVAWADGLMFSCVAGTFHAEVPSLDEVRASLSELLEGMLDD, encoded by the coding sequence ATGTCCGTACGCACCACCGGCGCCTCCCGCGCCGACCTCGTCGCCGACACCGCCCTCGCCCTGCTCGCCGAGCGCGGTATGCGCGGGCTCACGCACCGGGCGGTCGACGAGGCGGCCGGGCTGCCCCAGGGCTCGACCTCGAACCTGGCGCGCACCCGCCAGGCGCTGCTGGAGCTCGCGGTGCGTCGGCATGCCGAGCGGGAGGCGCGGTTGCTCGCGCTGCACGAGATGCCGGATCCGCGCGGCGGGCTCGACTCGCTGGTCGGCGGCCTTGCGTTGGCGGTCCACCGTTCCCTGACCCGCAACCCTGAACTGCTCGTCGCCCGCTACGAACTCGCCCTGGAGGCCACCCGCCGCCCCGAGTTGCGGGCGTACTACGACGCCACGGGCGCCCGCTTCCGCGACCTGCTCACCGCCCTGGTCACGGCGCTGGGCTCGACGGACCCGGCCCGGCATGTACTGTCGCTGGTCGCCTGGGCGGATGGGCTGATGTTCTCGTGCGTGGCCGGTACCTTCCACGCCGAAGTACCGAGCCTGGACGAGGTACGCGCGAGTCTGTCGGAGCTGTTGGAAGGGATGCTCGACGACTGA